In the Erythrolamprus reginae isolate rEryReg1 chromosome 13, rEryReg1.hap1, whole genome shotgun sequence genome, one interval contains:
- the RXFP4 gene encoding relaxin-3 receptor 2, giving the protein MGRSDLLSDDVASDVSFGIRIFIATVYLLVCAAGLLGNSLVMYLIWIQKDKSTAATNVMVFGLAAADFQFSLMLPFWATEVALDFQWPFGQAMCKAVPSLTLLSIYANVFLLTAMAVTRYWSVVSAVKGLRMTPRAAKGITATLWAVAVGATVPTTVYAGMRSVAGVELCVFRFPSPYYLGMYQLQRVVFAFVIPLVVILISYLLLLRFLKCHHIPSCRLSRHNRVATTIRLVVGCFFLCWFPNHVVTFWGILVKFGALPMDDTFIDLQTYFFPLTTCLAHASSCLNPILYCLIRREFQEAMKDTFRRLSSIASYQLFSSHKVWEDGALEILPLSPSDLPHNPQSGAKDTAISTVLEAEKADSAAAGGLGVASSGP; this is encoded by the coding sequence ATGGGGCGATCTGACCTGCTCAGCGATGACGTCGCGTCGGATGTCTCGTTCGGCATAAGGATATTCATCGCCACGGTCTACCTGCTGGTGTGCGCGGCGGGGCTCTTGGGAAACAGCCTGGTGATGTACCTCATTTGGATCCAGAAGGACAAGTCCACAGCTGCCACAAACGTCATGGTCTTTGGCCTCGCCGCCGCCGACTTCCAGTTCTCCCTGATGCTGCCTTTCTGGGCCACGGAGGTGGCCTTGGATTTCCAGTGGCCCTTCGGCCAAGCCATGTGCAAAGCCGTCCCTTCCCTGACGCTTCTCAGCATCTACGCCAACGTCTTCTTGCTGACGGCCATGGCAGTCACCCGCTACTGGTCGGTCGTCTCCGCTGTGAAGGGGTTAAGGATGACGCCACGTGCAGCCAAGGGCATCACCGCCACACTTTGGGCCGTGGCAGTGGGAGCCACTGTACCGACAACCGTCTATGCCGGAATGAGAAGCGTTGCCGGGGTGGAACTCTGCGTCTTCCGATTCCCCAGTCCGTATTACTTGGGGATGTACCAACTCCAGAGAGTGGTGTTTGCCTTCGTGATCCCCTTGGTGGTCATCTTGAtttcttacctcctcctcctccggtttCTTAAATGTCACCACATTCCTAGCTGCAGACTAAGCCGGCATAACCGGGTTGCCACCACTATCCGCTTGGTGGTCGGCTGCTTCTTCCTCTGCTGGTTCCCTAACCACGTGGTCACTTTCTGGGGCATCCTGGTGAAATTCGGGGCTCTGCCCATGGACGACACCTTCATCGATCTCCAAACTTACTTCTTCCCACTGACCACCTGCTTGGCTCATGCCAGCAGCTGCCTCAACCCCATCCTCTACTGCCTGATCCGCCGCGAGTTCCAAGAAGCAATGAAGGACACCTTCCGTAGGCTCTCCTCCATCGCCTCCTACCAGTTGTTCTCCTCCCACAAGGTCTGGGAGGATGGGGCGCTGGAGATCCTGCCTCTCAGCCCATCCGATCTCCCCCACAATCCTCAAAGTGGAGCAAAGGACACCGCCATCTCTACTGTCTTGGAAGCCGAGAAAGCGGACTCTGCTGCAGCTGGTGGACTCGGTGTAGCATCTTCTGGACCGTGA
- the LOC139175113 gene encoding cystatin-like yields MAHSQLPCPLFLLCSLLMLPTVLLELMPGGVITVPVTNKGVVEAAAFAVEKYNEGSKNTNYFKELRIVKAKSQVVSGAKYYLQVEIGKTVCEKGNEPMTFSDIQKCELVPIDQREKLTCNFQVLSRPWLKEIQLLGSFCS; encoded by the exons ATGGCGCACTCCCAGCTGCCttgccctctctttctcctctgctcccTCCTGATGCTCCCCACGGTGCTACTGGAGTTAATGCCCGGAGGTGTCATCACGGTGCCCGTCACAAATAAGGGGGTGGTGGAAGCCGCCGCCTTCGCCGTGGAAAAATACAACGAGGGCAGCAAAAACACCAACTATTTCAAGGAACTGCGTATTGTGAAGGCAAAATCCCAG gtGGTTTCAGGCGCGAAATATTACCTTCAGGTGGAAATAGGGAAAACAGTGTGTGAAAAGGGCAATGAACCAATGACATTCAGCGACATCCAGAAATGTGAGCTGGTTCCAATTGATCAGCGGGAG AAACTAACGTGCAACTTTCAAGTCTTGTCCCGTCCTTGGCTGAAGGAAATACAGTTGTTAGGCTCCTTCTGTTCCTAA